From one [Ruminococcus] lactaris ATCC 29176 genomic stretch:
- a CDS encoding ABC-ATPase domain-containing protein: MQSAAELKSLLNRIDHKGYPAYKDTKGIYQFQGYELSIDHVQGDPFASPSKVSVRVRGRQAAFPKELYKERHQRVALQDELTRQFGRRAERFAFKAKGSGKSGLISVSRCGQEVLERTACRIDERTGDVTLRMEIGFPANGRTINARELEKILFEFVPECVRYSLFYKNMNEGKLREIIDLAEDQHYIREMLSELGLCAFVANGSILPRESGISAKPMRGGVKFISSKEQEVTLELPHKGKLTGMGIKKGITLIVGGGYHGKSTLLKALELGVYDHIAGDGREYVITDASALKLRAEDGRSIQKTDISMFINDLPNGKDTVGFCTEDASGSTSQAANVVEGIEAGTKLLLIDEDTSATNFMIRDELMQRVIHREMEPITPFIERIRELYEEYDISTVIVAGSSGAYFHIADSVIQMDRYMPKDITAFAKKEAETFPAISVPEVAAKRPDFRRCPTANRELKSGDRVKMKVMGCEAVSINRDTIDLRYVEQLTDSEQLTTLGYCIRYAQKQIIDGKKTLQEIVGELEKTLDKGGLEALSGSGSSVPCMAMPRRQEIFACFNRYRGLKL, from the coding sequence ATGCAGTCAGCAGCAGAATTGAAAAGTTTACTGAACCGGATCGACCATAAAGGCTATCCGGCTTATAAAGATACAAAAGGAATCTATCAGTTTCAGGGATATGAATTGTCTATTGACCATGTGCAGGGTGATCCATTTGCGTCACCGTCAAAGGTAAGTGTCCGTGTGCGGGGAAGACAGGCAGCATTTCCGAAAGAATTGTATAAAGAAAGACATCAGAGAGTTGCGTTGCAGGATGAACTGACGCGGCAGTTTGGAAGAAGGGCAGAACGCTTTGCATTTAAGGCAAAAGGATCGGGAAAAAGTGGCCTGATTTCAGTAAGCCGGTGTGGACAGGAAGTGCTGGAACGGACAGCGTGCCGGATTGATGAAAGGACGGGAGATGTGACGCTGAGAATGGAGATTGGATTTCCTGCAAATGGAAGAACGATCAATGCAAGAGAACTGGAAAAGATCCTGTTTGAATTTGTACCGGAATGTGTCAGATATTCACTTTTTTATAAAAATATGAATGAAGGAAAGCTCAGAGAGATCATTGACCTGGCGGAAGACCAGCATTATATAAGAGAAATGTTATCGGAGCTGGGACTCTGTGCCTTTGTGGCAAATGGAAGTATTCTTCCAAGAGAGTCGGGAATTTCAGCAAAACCGATGCGTGGCGGGGTGAAATTTATTTCTTCGAAGGAGCAGGAAGTGACTTTGGAATTACCGCATAAGGGAAAGCTTACAGGAATGGGGATTAAAAAAGGAATTACCCTGATCGTTGGCGGAGGCTATCATGGAAAGTCGACACTTTTGAAAGCGTTGGAACTGGGAGTGTATGACCATATTGCCGGTGATGGACGGGAGTATGTGATTACGGATGCATCTGCATTGAAATTACGTGCAGAAGATGGAAGAAGTATCCAAAAGACAGATATTTCCATGTTTATCAATGATCTTCCAAATGGAAAGGATACGGTCGGCTTCTGCACAGAAGATGCAAGTGGAAGTACTTCACAGGCGGCAAATGTGGTAGAGGGAATTGAAGCGGGAACAAAACTTCTTCTGATCGATGAGGATACAAGTGCTACGAATTTCATGATCCGTGATGAACTGATGCAGCGGGTGATTCACCGGGAAATGGAGCCGATCACTCCGTTTATTGAACGCATCCGGGAGTTGTATGAAGAATACGATATTTCTACGGTGATCGTGGCGGGCAGTTCGGGAGCTTATTTCCATATAGCGGACAGCGTGATTCAGATGGACCGGTATATGCCGAAAGACATTACAGCTTTTGCAAAGAAAGAAGCAGAGACATTTCCGGCGATCAGTGTACCGGAAGTGGCTGCAAAGCGACCGGATTTCAGAAGATGTCCGACAGCAAACCGGGAATTAAAAAGCGGAGACCGTGTGAAAATGAAAGTGATGGGATGCGAGGCGGTGTCCATCAACCGGGACACGATCGATCTTCGCTATGTAGAACAATTGACAGACAGCGAGCAGCTTACTACACTTGGGTATTGTATCCGTTATGCACAGAAGCAGATCATAGATGGAAAAAAGACGCTGCAAGAGATTGTCGGGGAACTGGAAAAGACACTGGACAAAGGCGGGCTGGAGGCTCTGAGTGGAAGTGGTTCAAGTGTGCCATGTATGGCAATGCCGAGGAGACAGGAGATTTTCGCCTGCTTTAACCGGTACAGAGGGCTGAAACTGTAG